The Arabidopsis thaliana chromosome 5, partial sequence genomic interval TACTACTGAATCAAAAAAGCACAATAGGATCAGGACTCAGAAGTCTAACCTTTTAGACCAACAACACAAAACCGATTTCGATATCTCCTGTAACAAAAAGATTGAGAAGCAAGACGAAGAGAAACCACTcgaaagagaaaggaagaagaaacagtcACTTCTCTCTTGTATGATGAAACCGAATTGAGGGATGAATCCGAAAGACAAAAGAGAACGAACGGATCTCTCTGTTTGGTTGACTAGTGGACTCAGTTCTGCTCCTCTGtctaaattctttttatttatatttttggattttatgttttaaaaaagaaataaaggaAAATCTAAGAGTTCCTTTTTAAATAGTTGCGTGGAAGTGAATAGACATTAGAGAGAGTCGCAGAGGGTATTTGTTGCTCGTGGGCTCGTCCACCTAACGCGCTATATGCGCCGttgatctttgatttttttttggtcggcgatcgttttttttttctttcttctttttggttaacttttattttgtggttttaaaACGATAAATCCtcctatttattttttattttatgtcgACGATAAAAgcctctttttttgtgtgtgtgccAACGATAAAACCTAATATTAAAAGCAGttgtttattaaatatttaatccctggatttttttaattgagtTTACAAACTGAACTTGGTCAACATTTTCAATTCTTGATTCTTTAAGAAACAACCccaaaattacatattttaagtCTCGGTTTGTTTCGGATGCGCCTTTAGTCATAGTTAtgaattatctatatattataactaGGAAAGATTCAAAATGTGATTGTAGTAATTTCGTGATCGTGAAAACCACAACCCTGCAAGATGCTGATGAATCAATCTCATGGAATTTttgcaaaattaaataattaaaccTATAGCTTTAAGATTGCACTAGATATATCACATCTCAATATCATTTATTTCTATCTACATTTTAAGTTAAGCTGTGTAatgaataattttcttaagattTACGTGgatcataataaattaatgaaagCTCTGATGAAGGAGTTTGTTAGGGGAAAAAACTGAATCAAATTCTTGTACGTCATACATATTTTAGTGTGGTTCGTAACTTTTTcactaaatttttaaattcagttaaataaaaaaaactgtaaatttactaaaatgtaaatgaaatttataaaaaaaatatttcaacatAAGAAGAGTTCATAATGGAACAATCATAAGAAGAAGCTATATATGGCGATGTGTATGCACTGCAGATGGTTTGGAGTCACAGGCTCATAGCCTCATATGTTTACGTTAATCATCATGGAAAGCGATttttgatccaaaaaaaaaggaaagcgATACCAAGGAGCTTGTGGAGTTTATGGTGATGCTGCTTTTGCGCTGGTTAAGTTGAAattcagaaagaaagataacccaaaatccaaattaatgATTACTTCAAACACTTTTGcatatggagaagaagagctgTTCAACATTAAACGGTACAACGCAGCATTGAATTTCCGTGTCCCAAGCACTGACTGATGATCATTCTCTAAAGTCTCTATAAATATGACCATGTGATCGTACGTGGCTCCTCATGACTGCCCCAACAAGCCAATTACTAAACTTGTCTTTATATTGCGGTTCCAAAAGATCTGATGTTGATGTTCTCCAAAACAGAAACACATTTTATAAGataaatgtaaattaaataaagcAATTGggaaatatttatatagagtGATGATGAATACGTGAGGACTAGTTTATACACCACAACACAAAAACGCGTTTTgctcattctctctctctcgcacACACGTCAACAATCATATCCATCGATGCATTTGACTTCCTCGTTCCTCCATTTACATATGTAGATCCAGTTATGAAAGGAGTACTAGTTCCAATTtcaatacatttatatttaatattttattcaatacAAAAGTGTTGAAAGGGATTCGGATAAACCAAGCATTTTTATgtgtatagaaaaataatacttGACTTTGCAGTTTCCATTTCCAATCTTCAAAGTCATATCTTACCAAACTCACATCTCTAGCTAATATATCCCCTatattttgttacaaatatatatatatatatatatcttacacAAAGACAGTGCATGTGATATAGAAATCAAGATGGGAAGCCAAGGCATGAGTTCACCGAGTCCCTTGGTGGTGAAGAAATCGCAAGTGGTTATAGTGAAACCCTCAAAGGCTACACCTgatgtctctctttctctctccacACTCGACAACGATCCTTATCTCGAAACCCTCGCCAAAACCATCTATGTCTACGCTCCACCATCCCCAAACGACCACGTCCACGATCCAGCTTCCCTTTTTCAGCAAGCTCTCTCTGACGCCCTTGTCTATTACTACCCTCTCGCTGGAAAACTTCACCGGGGATCACACGACCATAGACTAGAATTGAGGTGCAGTCCCGCGGAAGGAGTCCCCTTTGTTAGGGCAACCGCAGACTGTACTCTCTCTTCCCTCAACTATTTGAAGGACATGGACACTGACTTATACCAACTCGTACCTTGTGATGTAGCTGCGCCCTCTGGCGATTACAACCCTCTGGCTTTGCAGATCACTTTGTTTGCATGCGGAGGGCTCACTCTTGCTACGGCCCTCTCTCATTCCTTGTGTGATGGTTTTGGAGCGTCTCAGTTTTTCAAAACCTTAACTGAGCTCGCCGCGGGAAAAACACAACCTAGCATCATCCCCGTCTGGGACAGACATCGTCTCACTTCTAACAACTTTAGCTTAAACGGTATATGTTAACTAGTATTAtctaaatataatttcttttagatttAGACGCATTACTAATCATCTTGATAGTTTCAGAtcagttgacaaaaaatagaTTGGTccatatcttttatatattgttgttttaactttattttatttataatgtgATGTTACTAATTAacattgtatatatgtaagtagggcaatgttttatattgtagttttaaatttattttatgtatgatGTGATGTTACTAATTAACATTGTATATCTATATGTAAGTAGACCAAGTGGAGGAGGGACAAGCTCCCAAGCTAGTTGATTTTGGAGAGGCTTGCTCTTCTGCGGCAACTTCTCCCTACACACCCAGCAACGACATGGTATGTGAGATCCTCAACGTGACATCCGAAGATATTACTCAGCTCAAGGAGAAAGTTGCGGGGGTGGTCACGACTCTAGAGATTCTTGCGGCCCACGTCTGGAGAGCAAGGTGCCGGGCCTTGAAGTTAAGTCCAGATGGGACTTCTCTTTTCGGAATGGCTGTGGGTATACGCCGCATTGTGGAGCCACCATTACCGGAAGGGTACTACGGAAACGCATTTGTCAAAGCCAACGTAGCAATGAAGGCTGGAGAGTTAAGCAACTCACCGTTGTCTCACGTTGTTCAGCTCATTAAAGAGGCAAAGAAAGCGGCACAGGAGAAGAGGTACGTGTTGGAGCAGTtaagagagacagagaaaacGTTGAAGATGAATGTAGCGTGTGAAGGAGGGAAAGGAGCGTTCATGTTGCTTACTGATTGGAGGCAACTTGGATTGCTAGACGAAATTGATTTTGGGTATGGAGGATCAGTGAATATTATACCATTGGTGCCCAAGTATCTGCCggatatttgtattttcttgcCGAGGAAGCAAGGTGGTGTTAGAGTGCTAGTCACGCTGCCCAAATCTGTAATGGTCAACTTCAAGGAACACATAAATCCCCTAAATACATGAAATTAATAAGCAGGTGAATGTAATTCACAgtgtttctttaaaatatgaaaaggaCCTCATGCGATTGTATATTTAAAGCTTTTGTTTGCTGTTTGTTTAAGTTTTTCACATTTGGAAAGTAATATTTTACAAACCAATAATGTAACGCCACGTCAGCAACAATATTCCTTCTAAAGACCCCACGCCAATATTCCTTAGTGgagtttttaaaatcactGTTTCATCTAAAAACTGATTTTAGctacaacaaaatataaggCCGAAAAAGAATGCTTTAGTTGGGCCTAAATATTTCATGCTGTAAAAATGGGCCTATCTAAATAAGCCCAATAAATTTATGCGAGAACAACActagggttttagtttttcttttgatatataatgtAAAGGGCGCCGTTAATCGCAGCCTCAGTGGAAACAGAGCAGCTGCAAACATGGTTCGTCTTCTCAATTTCTCGTTTTTCTCCCAATTTTGGTTTAGTCTGTGTCTATGTCTCTTCTGTTTAGTTATATCTGGTCATGGATATTCAATTATGGGCGTTTTGGTTAGTTTCTTAGGACAATGGCGACTCTAGTTTTCTCGTTTCATGCCGTAGACCGTACCTGTAAATGTTTCAGACTGCGatgttgtatttttcttgACAATTGAGCTTCTGGGTAGTGTACTTTTGACTAGGCTCTGTCAAATGTGATAACTTTTTATTGATTGAATCGTCTGTTGTTTTGAccttttatatatcaaatgtgATTATGCAGGCAAGAGGATTGAAGAAGCATCTAAAGAGGCTCAATGCTCCTAAGCATTGGATGCTTGACAAACTTGGTGGTGCCTTCGTAAGTTGTTTGTCTCATCAATCTTGTGTTTTTAAGACAATTCATTACATTTGTTCTGTAATGTTGATGTGTTTGTATCGATCATTTTTATGCTGTTTCTTGTTGTAGGCTCCCAAACCATCTTCTGGACCTCACAAGTCGAGGGAGTGTCTTCCTCTTGTCCTGATCATCAGGAACAGGTTGAAGTATGCTTTGACTTACCGTGAAGTTATCTCTATCTTGATGCAAAGGCATATCCAAGTTGATGGCAAAGTCAGGACTGACAAGACTTACCCTGCTGGTTTCATGggtatgtctttttttttttccagttaTGTCTGCCCTTTTTGTCGTATGTATTTGATCACTGAACTAAATTGCATTATGGTTTGAATAGATGTTGTATCCATCCCCAAGACCAATGAGAACTTCCGTCTTCTCTACGACACCAAGGGACGTTTCCGTCTCCACTCCATCAAGGATGAGGAAGCAAAGGTTTGTTGCACTCTCTTCTTAGATCTTGACTGGAATTAGAACTAGTGATTGGAATTAGAAGATTGATTAGTCTTTTTCTGCTTGAATGTGCAGTTCAAGCTTTGCAAGGTTAGATCTATCCAGTTTGGTCAGAAGGGAATTCCATACCTGAACACTTATGATGGTCGCACCATCCGTTACCCTGACCCGCTCATCAAGCCAAATGACACCATCAAGCTGGACCTTGAGGAGAACAAGATTGTTGAGTTCATCAAGTTTGACGTGGGTAACGTTGTGATGGTGACTGGAGGCAGAAACAGAGGGCGTGTGGGTGTGATTAAGAACCGTGAAAAGCATAAGGGAAGCTTTGAGACAATCCACATTCAAGACTCAACAGGGCATGAGTTTGCCACAAGGTTGGGGAATGTGTACACAATCGGCAAAGGAACAAAGCCATGGGTGTCTCTTCCAAAGGGCAAAGGTATTAAGCTGACCATCATTGAGGAAGCCAGGAAGAGACTTGCTTCCCAGCAAGCTGCTTGAAAGTCCAACTGCTTTGAATCATCAAGACCCGTTTCTTTTACAGACTCGCTGCTTGTCTCAGTTTGTGAGtctatttcttttcttatgttGTTGGATTTCAAAACCCATCAAAAAATAGCTGAGTAGTGctttttgtaatgtttgtaTGGTGGATTTTTTGGTGATTTACCGTTTAAATCAGATGACAGTTGGTCCACTCCTTTGCTTAGTCTTCTCCTTTGCTTTGCGCTATTAGTTGTTGAGAGATGAGTAAtagatattattttcttgGCATTAAGTAATCTAGAAGAAGACCTCAAGGACTCCTGAAAGTGATGTGAATTCAGCCGCCTTACACAAAAAAGTCAAacattttggtgttttgaataCACACGCTTCACACTTGGTCACAAGCTTATCTTTTATAATTGCTTGCTTTTCCTTGGAAACATCCTTTCCTTCTATCCAACTCGTAATTTAAtataggaagaagaagaagaagaagagtaccTCATACGTAAACCATTGATGGGCTCTTTTGATCGCCAAAGAGCTGTTCCGAAATTCAAAACAGCAACACCGTCACCGCTCCCTCTTTCTCCTTCGCCTTACTTCACTATGCCTCCTGGCCTTACTCCCGCCGACTTTCTCGactctcctcttctcttcacttCCTCCAACGTATCTATCTATCTCCTCCAACGTTTCAAACTATGATTGTTTGTCCTTATCTTGGAATATTGAAAGAATTCAAGGTTCTTGATTTGTCcatttcccttcttcttctctcatatcatcttcttctttgatcttgaAATCACAGATTTTGCCGTCTCCTACGACAGGCACATTTCCAGCGCAATCTCTGAACTATAACAATAACGGTTTGCTCATtgacaaaaatgaaatcaaatatgAAGACACAACTCCTCCCTTGTTCCTACCATCTGTAGGATCCATTTTTGCATTTTTAGCTTCTGCTTTATTATCTCTTAAGACATTCTAGTTTTAAACTATCTCATTTTCAGATGGTAACTCAGCCTTTACCTCAACTGGATTTATTCAAATCCGAAATCATGTCGAGTAACAAAACCTCTGATGACGGCTACAATTGGCGCAAATACGGGCAGAAGCAAGTCAAAGGAAGCGAAAACCCGAGGAGTTACTTCAAATGCACGTATCCAAATTGTCtcacaaagaagaaagtagaGACGTCTCTTGTGAAGGGTCAGATGATTGAGATTGTCTATAAAGGAAGCCACAATCATCCCAAGCCCCAATCCACGAAGCGATCATCTTCCACCGCTATAGCAGCACATCAGAACAGCAGTAATGGAGACGGTAAAGACATTGGTGAAGATGAAACAGAGGCCAAGAGATGGTAATTAGCAGACTCATAATTAAGTAACTGAAACCAAAAGGATGAGGAGACAATGAGATGTCTGATTGGATTTGTTGTGAATGGCTTATAAATGcaggaaaagagaagagaatgtgAAGGAGCCAAGAGTGGTGGTTCAGACAACAAGTGATATAGACATTCTTGACGATGGCTACAGATGGAGAAAGTATGGTCAGAAAGTCGTCAAGGGTAATCCAAATCCAAGGtgtggttttatttttctcttgtcAATTCTGAATGAAAAGGAGGCTTGAAGCTTGAGCTATAAGTTAGTTAAATTTGTGATGTGCAGGAGCTATTACAAGTGCACATTTACAGGATGTTTTGTAAGGAAACACGTTGAAAGAGCATTTCAAGATCCCAAGTCAGTGATCACAACTTACGAAGGAAAACACAAACACCAAATCCCGACCCCAAGAAGAGGTCCAGTTTTAAGGTTACTTGGAAAAACAGAGACATAAAGAGCAAATGAGTTTTGGCATTTCAGCATTCCTATTGTAATCTTTCATTCATATATAGTATGTTTCCTTAATCATGCGCCTATACACACATAACTGATCAGGACTAGGCAGAGGCTAAAGTTCCAAGCTTCTCCATCATTTTGCCCCCTATGTTCACTACCGACGATAAATCTTTATTCAACTGTTTCAAGATATTAAATCAAACATACATCACACCAAGTGTTTgacatgatgatgatggaatGGAATGGATGGTGGCAAATGATGTGATAAACACACAAAGGCATACACATAAATGTATATTACTACAAAGAGCggaatatttttatgtttctttaaaaagaaagaaagacgCAAAAGCACATGTGATAGTAGCCGACAGTTTGAAGTAAAGCCAGCAAATCGTGAAAGCCATTTACTTTTAGATCTCTCTCTGCACTCTCTGACTTTGTCCGCAAAGTAGATCTGCTGCAATGGCTTCTCCTCTTCTCCCAACTTCGACTACTCCTGATCAACTTCCCGGCGGCGATCCACAGTTGCTGAGCTCTCTACGCGTCCTCTTGTCCCGCGTTCTAGCCACCGTCCGTCACGCTTCTGCAGATGCCAGACCCTGGGCAGAGCTCGTTGACCGGTCAGCGTTTTCCCGGCCACCATCGCTCTCGGAGGCAACGTCACGAGTAAGGAAGAACTTTTCCTATTTCCGAGCCAATTACATAACCTTAGTGGCAATCTTACTCGCCGCGTCTCTGCTCACGCACCCTTTCGCTCTCTTCCTCCTCGCATCGCTGGCCGCTTCTTGGCTTTTCCTCTACTTTTTCCGTCCGGCGGATCAGCCGTTGGTCATTGGAGGACGCACGTTCTCCGATCTTGAGACGCTAGGGATACTCTGCCTGTCCACTGTGGTGGTGATGTTCATGACCAGCGTTGGATCGCTCTTGATGTCCACTCTAGCAGTTGGGATCATGGGCGTGGCCATCCACGGAGCGTTTCGTGCTCCCGAAGACCTGTTtcttgaagaacaagaagccATTGGATCTGGACTTTTCGcattcttcaacaacaatgCCTCTAATGCAGCTGCCGCTGCCATAGCCACCTCAGCAATGTCACGCGTTCGAGTCTGAGATTGTTGAAGAGACTACATTCCTACACCGCATTTCCAAAGTGTGATATTTATTCATATTGAattgttgtaacttgtaaccattcttttgtcatttctgttttgtttactttgttGCTGGAATTTTGAAACACAATTCATCTTACTATACACCATTAAAACGAGAGTCAGTAAAGAAGAATTTTACTAactctctcttgttttttgACACCAAAGTAAAAAAGATACGACAAATTGGTTTAAGCTCAAAACCATGAATCgaagaataagaataaattaCACTGTGCTCTCATGTTAAGAGCTCTCTCTATCGTATTGCCTTGTTTCCTCAGCAACCTTTGTCCACACATTGGCGATCTTCTCTGCATATCCAACCTGCACATTCAAATACCAACAACTCTGTTTTCACACctttttacatattttcatCTCTTTATTTCAAACATCTCACTCAGATTTCTCAGCATTCACTAGCATTGCAAGAGAGCAGATTTCACCAATTTTCAAGCATCCATTCAAATATCTCAAATCATATTCCTTTTGGTGAATCCATTTCATGAAAGAAAGTCCCCAAATCATAGCATCCCCTATAACACTCACTGACTTTTCTCTTCCATTTCAGAGCTAAAAGATCTTGCTTTACACTCTCTCGTTAATTCTATGAAGAGACAGAGGTTTAATAATAGTCAAAGTCCTTATATGTACCTGATTAGCAACAAACCCTTTCATCATATTCAAGAAGTCTGCACGCCTTTCCCTATCCAGCCTTTCAACCTCACTCCAGTTATTTTCCTGTCACAATATACATAGTTACATATGACCTCAAATCAGCATAAGAGTTGTTTTGTATATGGACATGACTGAATCGAATACCTTGATCTGCTCGTACTCCCTGATGGCAACATTTTTAGAGTCTTCAGTGACCTTGATGGTTTCTTTTAACTCTTCTATCTTCTTAATCCTTGATTTGTCACCGCCAAAGACCTTTGATGATGCAACTTCTAGCTTTTCTGCTCTTGCTTCCAGTGAAGAAAGTTCAGATAGAAGCGTCTGCACTGTCAATAAAGCACTAGATCTATCTGCAAAGGCGCCCTGGACTGCCATCATTAGGCCAAGGTAATCGTGGAGTGTGTCCTGACATGAATAATTCAGAGCTCTTAGTGAAACTAAATCCCAGCTCAATGAAAGTGGAATAGATTCTTCATATCTCTACAAGTATCTAGTTTACCAAATGCTTGACCGTCTGGGAATTCAACTCTCTGTAAAATCTGCTTGCTTTCACAGCTGAAGTGGCTAAATTCTTCATATCATTGGCACGAGCTCTTTGAGAATTGAAGACAGCTTCTTCGTTCTCGAATTTCGTCAGTTTAATGAATGCTAATCCCAATTCCCCCATAGTCTCCCCCATGTCTTGCTGTGCCTTCACGAGGGATTCAGcctacaaaaaacaaaaaccatgaAAAATACTGATCTTTTGTGAAGTAACAAGTATGAAATCTCTCTACCTGCTGTGAAGCATTAATGATCTGTTGCTCAAGATCATAcattttctccttcttctccaaaaactctttatcttcttccacAACAGGTGGTTTTGATCCACCCCAGTCATTAGAAACTGACTGTCTAAGTTCTTTAAACATTCTCAGAAAATCTCTACCTCCTCTACCCGGCTGAACCACCTCAACCGAAGAAGCTCCACCGCCTTCACCAAACAACTGTTTCGGCAGCTTCACAGCACCATCCAACATCCTAGAAGCCACATCTGTGCTCGTAGCAAGCGGTAACTTCCCTTGCGCTTGAAGAAAAACCTTCAATTCATCACTGTTCCTGATCACAGGATGTGCAACAAGCCTACGCAAATACTTCTCCAATGCAACTCTTCTCTGCTCCACAAACTCTTGCTTTTGCATCACTTGACTCTCAACTATACTCTTATCTGGCCTCGGTGGAATGCAGAAACCTCTATAAGACTCAGCTAATCTATCAGCCAATGTAACAATGTCTCTGAATCTTCTCCTCACGCTAAACTCCGATCCACCGTAGTCAGAGAGATTCGTTCTAGTTGTAATCTGGTAAGTGATGTAAGTACTTCCTCCAGGAATCATTGAATTTGTGGCCTCTTGCTCTTTCTGAGGGTTAGAAACAGTGATCTTGATGTAATCAGAGCTCAAAGAAGACGGAGATCTAGATAATGAATCTGACGACTGACTATGACCATCTTCTGAGCCATTGATCTCGGAGATATCATCGAAAGGGCTGAAGATAACATCCGCGTAAGACGGAGGCTCGAGGTAAGAGCTGACTCTGTCGCCGCCGTTTGGTTTAGAACGAGGACTCCGAGATTCGCTGTAGTAAGACGGTGGCGCAAAAAGTGGATCGGAATCAGCTGGAGTTACGACAATCGACGGGTGACGCGAGTCGAAGAGAGTTGACATAGCGCTGCGATAATTAGAGTTGGATTTATCGCCGTTGACATTGCTTTTGGTCAAGGGATCGCCATCTTCGCGGAGAAAGagtttctccatctcttctttGGATGAGTGGAGATGGGACTCTTCGTCATTCTCTGAGCCCATCATCTCTGGTAAATCTATAAGGTGAGCTAATTTTAGTAATAAATTCACAGGAATTTAGGGATTTTTCGATTCGGTTCGAGATAACGGAGATTACGAGGATACGGTGGTCGTGAACTGCAATAAATAAGCGGAGTGGCTAAGTCACGGCGGTGTTGGCTCCAGATATTGAATGTAGTAGCGTCAAGTCTCGTCAATAACTAATTGGGGAAGATGAGATGGAAAGAGTAATATCTTTCGGGTCACGTTAAAGTGTTTAGCTGGGTTTTGACCCGACCCGTAGCAGCCCAGCCCAGCCCAATATGCAAATTATTCTTATACTTAAATGTGGTAGAGATATCTCTGCATCCAAACGACCTGACTATAGGTCTACTTGGTTCTTTCTTCCACGACCGTATCGAGTCAACTACTGTAATAAGATTTCCGATGAACTCAGGGACTCGAAATTGGGGTTACCGGGTCCGAGCCATTTGGGAAACTATCGATTCTATCTTCACCTTATGCTCTTCTGTATTCTTCGGAAATGAGAATGTAGTAGTCTCATGGAGTTTCCAATGGCGAGAAGCTTAAAGCTCTGTTTTCTATTGGAGAAGAGCAAAACGCATGATTATGATACGGAGACACTTCTTTCGTCATATGAGAGAAGAGTAAACAGTTCTCGAGGTTTTAGAGAATTTTTATCACTTTCAGTAATGTCTTTGAAGCACTCAAAGTCACTGAAATTTCTGGAGAAGCTGAGGCAGCAGATGTCTCATGTCTAAAAAAGGTAGCTGTTTTCATTCTTATTCTTcgttttttaaaacacattgATGACTGagaaaatcaaactcaacttGGGGACaagttgatgatgattgatgacgCACGCAGCAATAGATTCGGTTTATAGATTTTGGGATAGTTTATTAAGATTTCTGATGCAGTAATCTTAATTGGGAAATAGTAAAGATTCTGGTTTAAGGAGAGGATCCAAAAGCTTTTAGAGATTTGGTGTCCGAGgatgagaaaaaatcaaagaaaaggtACTAAAGTAGGCTGGTAGGGGTTCACCTACATCTTCTGGAACAAGAATCATATTTAAAACTAGAAAGTAGAaactgtttgttttgttgtttagttgTTACACCAAATGGTGTGTGCTGGTTAGACTATAAGCTCTCTGTCTCCTGCCTATAAAAAGTAtcaactttctctttctcttcgaGTAAGTGAGCGCAATGGAGCAACTTCGACCCTTCTTTCTGTTGTTGGCTATTTTTGTAGCTTCACTTGTCAATGCAGAAGTTCACTTTCATGAGTTTGTTGTGTGTTTACTACTTcgaaatcttttttgttttcttccttgttaCTTACAAAAGATGCTCAACttagtttattctttttgtgtttggttagATCCAAGAAACGCCGGTGAAGAGGCTGTGCAGAGTCCATAACTCGATCACGGTGAATGGACAGTTTCCAGGGCCAACCTTGGAGGTGAGGAACGGCGATTCCCTTGTCATTACAGCCATAAACAAAGCTCGGTACAACATCAGCCTTCACTGGTAAACTCACTCTTTCCTTGCATCAAATCAATCAATGTTTTATCGCTAGATAGTCTGCTAATCAGACCATGTGCAGGCATGGGATACGGCAGATGAGGAATCCATGGGCGGATGGACCAGAATACATAACCCAGTGCCCAATCCAACCAGGAGGGAGTTACACCTACAGGTTTACCATGGAAGACCAAGAAGGTACATTGTGGTGGCATGCCCACAGTAGATGGCTGCGAGCCACCGTGTATGGTGCTCTCATTATCCGCCCTCCGCTCTCTTCTCCTCATTACCCTTTTCCAGTTATTCCCAAGAGAGAGATTACCCTCCTCTTAGGAGAGTGGTGGGACAGAAATCCCATGGATGTCCTCAACTTAGCCCAGTTCACTGGAGCAGCACCAAACATCTCAGACGCCTTTACCATCAATGGTCAGCCTGGTGATCTCTACAGATGCTCCAGCCAAGGTACAGATTTAGTTTATGTTTCCCATGCGCCACAAGCAGCTACATCTTAGTTGGTTAATATTATGTGCTTGTCATGTTGCAGAAACTTTAAGATTTCTAGTGGGGTCAGGAGAGATAGTCCTCCTCAGGGTCATCAACTCTGCTTTGAACCAAGAACTCTTCTTTGGTGTCGCGAATCACAAACTCACAGTGGTTGCGGCGGAT includes:
- the WRKY26 gene encoding WRKY DNA-binding protein 26 (WRKY DNA-binding protein 26 (WRKY26); FUNCTIONS IN: sequence-specific DNA binding transcription factor activity; INVOLVED IN: regulation of transcription, DNA-dependent, regulation of transcription; EXPRESSED IN: 10 plant structures; EXPRESSED DURING: LP.06 six leaves visible, LP.04 four leaves visible, 4 anthesis; CONTAINS InterPro DOMAIN/s: DNA-binding WRKY (InterPro:IPR003657); BEST Arabidopsis thaliana protein match is: WRKY DNA-binding protein 33 (TAIR:AT2G38470.1); Has 35333 Blast hits to 34131 proteins in 2444 species: Archae - 798; Bacteria - 22429; Metazoa - 974; Fungi - 991; Plants - 531; Viruses - 0; Other Eukaryotes - 9610 (source: NCBI BLink).); this encodes MVTQPLPQLDLFKSEIMSSNKTSDDGYNWRKYGQKQVKGSENPRSYFKCTYPNCLTKKKVETSLVKGQMIEIVYKGSHNHPKPQSTKRSSSTAIAAHQNSSNGDGKDIGEDETEAKRWKREENVKEPRVVVQTTSDIDILDDGYRWRKYGQKVVKGNPNPRSYYKCTFTGCFVRKHVERAFQDPKSVITTYEGKHKHQIPTPRRGPVLRLLGKTET
- the PRA1.B6 gene encoding prenylated RAB acceptor 1.B6 (prenylated RAB acceptor 1.B6 (PRA1.B6); CONTAINS InterPro DOMAIN/s: Prenylated rab acceptor PRA1 (InterPro:IPR004895); BEST Arabidopsis thaliana protein match is: prenylated RAB acceptor 1.B5 (TAIR:AT5G01640.1); Has 1807 Blast hits to 1807 proteins in 277 species: Archae - 0; Bacteria - 0; Metazoa - 736; Fungi - 347; Plants - 385; Viruses - 0; Other Eukaryotes - 339 (source: NCBI BLink).), which translates into the protein MASPLLPTSTTPDQLPGGDPQLLSSLRVLLSRVLATVRHASADARPWAELVDRSAFSRPPSLSEATSRVRKNFSYFRANYITLVAILLAASLLTHPFALFLLASLAASWLFLYFFRPADQPLVIGGRTFSDLETLGILCLSTVVVMFMTSVGSLLMSTLAVGIMGVAIHGAFRAPEDLFLEEQEAIGSGLFAFFNNNASNAAAAAIATSAMSRVRV
- the WRKY26 gene encoding WRKY DNA-binding protein 26 (WRKY DNA-binding protein 26 (WRKY26); FUNCTIONS IN: sequence-specific DNA binding transcription factor activity; INVOLVED IN: regulation of transcription, DNA-dependent, regulation of transcription; EXPRESSED IN: 10 plant structures; EXPRESSED DURING: LP.06 six leaves visible, LP.04 four leaves visible, 4 anthesis; CONTAINS InterPro DOMAIN/s: DNA-binding WRKY (InterPro:IPR003657); BEST Arabidopsis thaliana protein match is: WRKY DNA-binding protein 3 (TAIR:AT2G03340.1); Has 1807 Blast hits to 1807 proteins in 277 species: Archae - 0; Bacteria - 0; Metazoa - 736; Fungi - 347; Plants - 385; Viruses - 0; Other Eukaryotes - 339 (source: NCBI BLink).), with amino-acid sequence MGSFDRQRAVPKFKTATPSPLPLSPSPYFTMPPGLTPADFLDSPLLFTSSNILPSPTTGTFPAQSLNYNNNGLLIDKNEIKYEDTTPPLFLPSMVTQPLPQLDLFKSEIMSSNKTSDDGYNWRKYGQKQVKGSENPRSYFKCTYPNCLTKKKVETSLVKGQMIEIVYKGSHNHPKPQSTKRSSSTAIAAHQNSSNGDGKDIGEDETEAKRWKREENVKEPRVVVQTTSDIDILDDGYRWRKYGQKVVKGNPNPRSYYKCTFTGCFVRKHVERAFQDPKSVITTYEGKHKHQIPTPRRGPVLRLLGKTET